From the genome of Watersipora subatra chromosome 9, tzWatSuba1.1, whole genome shotgun sequence:
ttaaaacaggaaatagctaGCTTGTAAgcatttacattttattatgtCTGTTTCCCATAAGTAGTGCTGAAGGATCACTTATGGCAGAGCTCACTGAATCGTTAATTAGTTTACAGACTCCAGCATTCTCACTAGTTCCAAGTAATATTCGTAGTAGAAGGCTGTGAAACTTCTGGGTAGCTAATCATATATTCTATCCAACTCGTAATAATTGCCAACACAAACACTAATGAGCGCTAGTGATATAACCTTTCGTAATCATGTTATGCCCCTTATTCGTATGTAACCAATCAGGAAATAACTAGTCATGCTAAACTAAAGCTGATTGGTTGAATAGATTAACACTGATTAACATGAACTATCATATACTAGTGAGTTATGAGAGACTGATCAAACACTTGTCAATCTTTTCTCCTGCAAGTAAGCAGTAAGTAGCAAAAAGTAGGTACAAGATGCTGCTGAAAATATCAATGGAGGCGAAAGAACTGCTTGTTCTTCTGGCTTATCTGTTCGGCAGCCTTATTCCAGGAGCAAATTCTGTGACCATAGGCTACCATCCCTACTTTGACATAGACCCTAACTGTAAGTAGGCTGTTTTTCATTTCTCTATGTCATATTAAAGAAAGATTTTTTTGCTTTAATAAGGTTGCAAAAGCCACCTCAGCAGCATATTGTTCCAAATTAAATGTGTTTTTATAGTTTACATTAAATCTAATGCTTCCTTTTAAAGCCACTATTTGAATGTTTTTACATTGGacatatttttcactttagtttaCCAACTTATACGATCCCAGGTAGATATTTGTACCATTAGCAGTAAAAGAATTTGAAATCTCAGCCATGATCAACTCCAAGTTGATAACTAACTGTTAGTCGAACTAATAAGATATAAACAAATGACCTTTGAGAGTTGATCAATAGCCATAATATCATTCTGTGTTCTATCGCATATATCGGGGTGGCGTTGGTTTCACTAGAGTTCATGAACGCATTACACTTACCTATTTCTATAGCATTGTGTAAGGTGTCACATGTAAACaaaatcattatatttattattcattaaTTCATTATATTGAAATTCATTATTATGAAAGTGTGGTCAATaattaaaaacagtaaaataattggAGCAGATGAAAGGAAGACAAAGTACTCGGCGATAGTAAAAAAAGGTAGGAAACACTTCTAGCACATAGTAAAGGGGACGCTGCTGtaggactaacagacagacagacaaagtTGTCGGTGTGTGATGACCTAACCTTGTACTAGGGAACAAagcataataaaaaaaactacctGAATAGCCTTAGGCCATTGAACACTTGAAATTAATGGGTGGAGagtataaaaatttcaaaatggtCGTGTGCATTGGAATCTATGTCAACAATATGGCATTTAAATGTGTAAGAAATGATACGACTACTGAATGGAACCGGTGATGGAGAATGAGAGATAAAGAGTCTATGAGATATAGAAATTCAGACGGACGGTAAGATTGTTGCTAAAAGTATTCGAGTGAAAAATAAGCTTTTAGTGCATACAAGGCTAATTGACATGGCAGTAGTGGAAGGAAAAGTGAAACACAAGAACATGAAACTAAGCAATGGCGATGGAGCTGAGGAAACCGTGGAGAGCGTCTGTCAGCCTGATAAAGAAGCTGTGTGGTTGAGAGCTTGTAGTAATTGACTACCCTGGAAATAAAAAAGAATGAGATCACCATAGTGCAATTTGCAGCAATAAAGGGGACCAGCAAGGATTATTAAAAAAGTATTGGATATCTCGGGTTAGTTGTTTTAACCCGAAGTCAAAAACACTAAACAAGTCAGCAGAACATCAGCTGtgcaaaaaccaaaataatagcaataatttaTTGAGTCATAAAAACCAGCCATAGTATTGATGAACAAGAATAAAAAATGCTAGATTATCATCAAACCCGAACAAGGTGACATACGTGTCACAAAAAATGAAGAAGAGAAAATAGAAAGTAGCAAAAACTGAGATTTGAGTTTGGAGGATGCGGTGTGACAACGACAAGGGTACAACCCATCATTGGAGCCATAAAAACCATAAGCTACCGACTGACTCATACCTGAGATCTGTAGCGGCAGGCGTgtttattaaaactatttaGACATTAGCACTTCTAAGGGCACCACAGATTCTAAGAAACACGTTCCTGTAGTATTGGTATAAGTGACAACTTTTCGCTCCATGAATAGAACCAACGCTCGCTTTGAATTTAGTCAATGACTGCGTAAACACTaggaataacaataattatatgtACTGTGCACTAGCAACGCTAAATGAAATCAGTATAACTAGGCtatgagagaacaactcctacAGGGCAAGAACCTTTAATTAATTGCAATCTCCATGTATTGTTACCTAGCTAACTAAAGCTAGCTATTTACCATAAATAAATTCTATatatggaaaaagattttattACGCAAACAACTTTTCTACATTGTTTTTTCACTTTATGTCAGCTTATACAGCTGTCACCATTTAAAGATAGTCAACTGGCTCACAGCTGATCTAAGAAGTATTAATCCCTCACCTAGACTGAGTAATGAAGTTGCAGgtttaaaataatgaaattttAGCTTGTTTAGAACCTTTAAGATGTTTAAAGGTACAAGACATAACATCAAGTATAAAACTAGGAGCTACCAGAACTCTCTAGAATCCTTGAGTAAAATCAAAATGAGAAGCGCTTAAGTCAGCTGTGTActgttaatataataattatcattgtAGACCAGGGTGGCTGGAAAAGAGAACACAACTGCTGGTTACCATCAGATgttcatatagacatatatgaCTGCTCCAGGGACACAAATGCTACAAACTACAGTTTTGGCTGCTGTCTTCAAAAAAATGGTTCCTATGTGACATGTGCTCTTGAGGAACAAGTGTGCCCTGATAACACCACTTTTATTTCTGGCAATCACACAATTGATGCTCCAAGCATGCCCTATGCTTGTCCTAATTGTTCCAACACAGTACAATCCACATCAACATTTTCTTGGATGCTGCAAACAATTAAGCCACATGGTAAAAGGTGAGAAAGCATTTGGCATATGAATCTGTACCTTTTTCTTAGTTGAATATGCATAGAGACAAGTTCAACATTTTGCAGCAGTTACAAATCACAGAGTCTCATGTCTGGCAGTTTGAAGTGCCATAGATAGTAGTTTAATATGTGAGGTCTACATTTATTTACTTGTGCTGTGCAACTGTAGAGGGAAAGTTGCTGTACTAGAGAATGGAAGGAAGTTCAGGCATTTTGTGACTTCAGTGGTGACAAAACTGCAGCTTCAATTAACTTAGTGTAAAAACTTTGTACTTACaccagtattatatatattatctaatataaaatatataatatgcaatatataatatgcaatatACAATATGCAGTATACAATGTACAATtcaaaatatacaatatatgatatacaatatataatatgcaatatataatatataatatacaatatgtgatatgcaatatataatatgcattatacaatatataatatgcaatatatagtatacaatatatgatatgcaataaacaaatgcataatatgcaatatattacatgcaatatataatatatataacaacatgcaatatataatatatataacataaaatatataatatgtaataggAACTGTTACACCAAGTTGAATGTCTTCTAAATATTTCAGGTTAGCTTCTCCATAATAGTTTACCAATATAGTTTTTATACTACAATAATTTACTTTCTTATGTATTTTCAATACAGGCGCAGCCTTAATTCAGTGCTGACCATTATTATTATCCTGGTCAGCATAGTCATTGTGGGCGGAGCTATAATCTGCTGCTGCAGGTATGCTACTTGCTCTTGCGCAAGACCTAAAGATGATCTCACCTCTGTTTCCACTCCAAACAGATTTTATGCTCCTTTGCCACTCATTGTTCACAAAAGTAAGTACCTTGTCTAACGATACCGACATGTTGATATACCGACATGTTTTAGTGACTAGTTACAGCTTGTATGCTCATCACACGGTTCGCATATTAATAAACTGCACCAGAAATGCACACAATCATGGTTAGTGTTTGATTACATGTGCAAACATGTATAGTTGCTTCACTTGTGGCCATTCAGTTTTAATTCGTTGAGTAATTTTAAACCAATTTcatatagttttaataaaattttaaaggtTGCCATAGTAGCACACTGTATaaacttcaaatatttttattgaggTATTACAGGTATTTTGCTGTTACTTATTTTACATCAACATCTTagcataacatacatgtatgtctacaGTAGCAAGTTCGATAGCCACTCAAACAAATATCTTATTATCAAAACAAGCACCTCGTACTTATATTCTGTCATATATACAGATTATTGAAATTAGAACACCTGCCTCTACCTTCTAAATGCTACTAATAACATCTAACATATAAATAGCCTTAGCGCCTGCTACGATTAGATAAGGAATTACTAAAAGGTTAAAGCTAAGGCTGAAGCTTTCTGGACAAGAACACTTATGATGATCAGGTAAGAGTTTAGTAAGCTAGAAATCCCTCACAATATGTCAGCCTACTTGGAGTTGCATTCACCTTTTTTCCGTTTCAGCAGAAGCATCAGCAGATGAATCAGTCTGTTTAGATGTTGAATGTTTGCAAGCCTCTCTTCCACCTTATTCACCCAGAGCTAGTCAGCCAGCCTTCCCCTTTGCGCCGCCAGCGTATGAGGAGGTTGGTAGCGGTGCTCTGTCCTTTCCCTGGCATGACCAGCAAACGCTACAACATATCTAGACAGTGTTTACGTTATACCTTGTTAAGGTCACGACCAACAATAGGATACATCAACGAAAAATGAACGTTCCTGTGCTTTTTTTCTGTTTCTCAGTTTTAAATTGCagattttttaatattatagaAAACAGGGTTTATGCATTCAGAAATCATTATGTtctaatattttctttttctatgCTCAAAGTACAGCTAGTGCTACAATGTCTATACTTTTTCTTATCACCCTATTGTGAGATTGAAATAAGTAGAATATTTTAGCCTGGCAGTTATAGTAGTATGTTCTTTAGCACAAATTAGTATGTTTATTAGCGCAATGCACAGTTAGGCAGCAAAACTGTAGCTAGTAGAATCAATAGATGTAAATGAGTAGTGATATTAGTATGTAGCAGGTTGCCCATGGTTTATACTTCGGTTCAGTTTTACAGTTATCacaaattttaattcattttgttatatgttaaggaAAGTATGCATTTcaatactaaaaaataaaaagtataaataacaaatttatatggattaattattttaatgtaaaCTCAGTATGCCTTAATACCCAGATATTAGATATATTTGTATTCATCTCCCTTTATTTGTGGCTTGTCTTTTCCTGTTTCTAAATACTGTATGTAACCGAATTGActgatgaaaataaaatttactcatTTAAAGACTTGAAACTATGTACCGTCAAACAAGAAAAAGTTATATCACAATATAAAAGTTGTTCCTATAATCTGTTAGATTATAACTGTAGGAACTGCAACAGTCATTAACTTGCTGTTACATTCATATTTAATTAAGCTTACATGTAACTATCCTGTAAATTATTTGTCAGCGTGTATCTTTGCAAAAGATATTGTGTACTATAGAAAAACTCTTAAAATCTTTATTGATAAAACATAAATGACAGCCACAAGCCAAACTATCCTGCATTTGAAAAAGGAAACTCAAGCGTTAAGTGTTTGTCACTTCATATTAATACACTTCAAGTTAACTGTTGCTTGCGTTTTCAACATTGTACTAAAAGTGATAGATAAAAGGGAGGCGATGGCTGAGGGAGTTATCTCGTCGTGTAAaactatttaaagtttttaaagtcAGCAAAGATTAGAGGAGTTTTTACCCGCCCACTAAATTCTTGAACCtgtaattattaaatattgctaCGGACAAGCCTTTGTGACAGTTTAAGGAACAACgagttttcattaaatatttaactttttaataataatgagtTACTATTCAATAGCTCATTTACCAAAATTAAATCATTGTACATCTCATCACGATTAGCgaacaaattaaatttatatatagatttacatgTAATGTATATGCTCAAGCCTGTTACAGTGGAGTAGCCAAGTTTTATTTGCACAAGTAAATACAGTAAGAAAAAACTATTACCGGAGTTTGTTTGTAAACactaaaaaattgcaaaaaattttgtgctaATTTATTGCACAGAGTTGGagctaatcatcgttttatgcATTGCTGCATTGTACTCATTGGCGTAACAACTGAGTATTTGTAATAACTGTGGAAGCTGTACGTTTTGAAGTAGCCTTAGATGCAATGTCTTGAACCTTTCTGCAGCTTCTAACTTTTTGTCTCACAGAAATAGGACAGTCACTAATCTGACAATTGTAGCTTCAGTATGATGAAATATATTTCATAGCTCTTTCACAACTCTGACACTAGGAATGCAGCCTTTTATGGCATATAAAATGTGGATGAGACCACCTGCCTGTCATGACACAGAGGTATctattttcaatctttagaaaAGTAATATTCTTTGCTGGAAGAGGAGACGGCGCTTGGGAAAATGTAAAGCAAAGACTTGACATCTAGCAACCGCAGTTCTCCCAAAATATGTTCTTGGCATTGTATTCTGTTCTTTGTCGATATTTCAGCTATTTATAAACGCAATAGACACACCAGCGGTATTTTTTCAAGCGAAAGGTGATACTGAAGCGTGTCAGCTCTCTGCTTTCAGTCTAGGATGCAATAGTTTCACATTGGCAAAGGCTGATCGCAAATATTGTAATGTTATTACAAGCCAAGGGTCATGAAACAACCAGAAAGCTTTGCTGCCAAATACAACACCAGCTGCTGAGAGGCAACATTTTACTGCACAAACAGCAACATTGTATATCAAAAACATCATCTTCTCGATACAAATATCTAAAAGGTTCAGGCAAAATTTGATGAAATATAAGTTGAACAGCCGTTGTTTTTTCTCTGTCAAAGGTAGTCAAAAGAATTATGTTGAAAAttctttcttttttatttgcCTGTACCTAAAATTCTTCTAGATCAACACATCAACAGAATTCTTAAAAGAAAACGTGGGTTAAATTGTTACCACAATAAGAGacttgtctgtctgtttgtccaaagcCATGGATGGAGATTGGAAAAAGAACCTGCTTCATACGGGATTCAAACTCCCGACATTTGGCTTAGCAGCCTGGCATGCCACCACTTCCACTAATCATTCTCATTCTATAATATTAGAATAGTTGCGCGcacacttattctctgtactttatacACCTGATTATCTCACAGCATACCGAGCCGCCAATATActagtattttgtaatttgtCAACGCTGATTGCATTTGAATATTCAACGAAAATGGTCCAGTTagcataattatttaaaaatcacTTGAATTAGAACAGCTCAATCTAAAATATCCAATTTGTAGATCAACGATCTTGtacaaaaagtaaattttattattaaagctTGTGTTAGAGTAGCTATGATGATTGGTAAATTAGAGCCTCAAAACTGTAATAACAATATGTAGGTAGCATTCATTGACTATGATTAGCATCTGTTTTCTTCCAAACGGCTCTTGTTATAAAAGAGGTGAAAAGTGAAATCACTTGACACCCATGAGAATAAGTTCCCTATTTTTTGACACCACTAATTTGAGCTGAGCCAGTGAACAACTCCTGACaataagaaatattttaaactcCCAAAATTTATTTGCCTTGTTATTATTATACCGGTAGTAGCGATGTTTCACATTTTAGAGCTGTGTCAACCAACACAGGTAAAATTGAGATATAAAAGCTTGAACTTACacaagattttaatagattgtatcagaaagtatcgacatTTTTCTAGCATTTACgtttgtttttgatatttgaaatCATCCGACTGACAGGATACTTCAAagttaaaatcgataaaacttgatcacagttaaaccGCTTAGAGCCTTAGATGaagcaaaagtgcaattatgacgtttatagtattaaaatattaaaagaatGGAGACGTGTAACGTTGCAAGTTTAACGCAATAGGCAAGATCAATTATCGCAACGATATCAACCTGTGATATCATTTTGCACATTTGTTTTTTCTGAGTActtaacagcgatcaagttttgggtcaattttaaacttgaaacatcctggcagtcagatgatctcaaacatcaaaaacaattgcaaatgattgaaaaatgacgataatttctgataaaatctaataaaatttagtcTAAGTTCGTCTTTAAGTAGACACTAGGACCAAAACAGAAAAGCACAAAGAATAATGACAACCTTCTTGTTGTTAAACAAACTGAACTTGCAGACAcccaaaatatttaaatatcgCTGTTTAGAATGAGCTGTCATTAAAAAAAGTAACCTTTTCATTATTTACAACTCATGAGAAATatcaaaattatttggtttaaaAGTAAAAACACTATGGTACAAATTAGTCCTTTAGCGCTGTGGAGGTTTTGTTAGAGGAAAAATGGCCCTGTAGTGATTATAAGGGATGAGAAGTAGTGCTTTAGAAGTCATGGGCAATGAGAAGTGGTGCTTTAGAGGTCATGGAGAAAAGAAGTGGTGCTGTAAAGGTCATGCACAAAGAGATGTGGTGCTTTAGAGGTCATGGGCAATGAGAAGTGGTGCTTTAGAGGTCATGGAAGATGAGAAACTACACAGTAAAGGTCATGCTAACTGAATATTCAGTTGATAAGCTAAATGTCAGAGTGTGACCTTGTACCTTTTACGTCATACTCAATCTGTGCTAGAAGAATGATTTAAGTTTGCTGTTGGTTTGTAATCAAACACTGATAGTACCATTTAGCTATATATATGCAAGATCATAAATGGGCACTTAATTTTTATCTTTATAAAAAcctagtaccctggcagcctAGCATGCTGTCAGTGATCATTAGGTGAACCAATAGAGTACAGAAAATAAGTGagcgcacaattattctaaaatcGTGTAAGGTGAATGCTTAGAGTAGGTGCTGGGCTCTTGAGCTTGAATCCCGTATAATTCACTCTTTTTCTTAACCTTCTTCTGTGGACCATCAAGAGGACATGACTctgattatagtaaagatatgcTACTTTACTTAAAAATTACTAAGTCAGCACAGTGAGTTAAACATGGTTTCATGCGCACAGTTTTTATAGAGCCATGACGATTCTTTATAGAGCCATGATGAGTTGTTATAGAGCCATGACGATTTTTTATAGAGCcatgaaaattttttatagaGCCATGACGATTTTTTATAGAGTCATGATGATTTTTTGTTATAGAGCCATGATGATTTTTTGTAGAGCCATGACTATTATTTGTAGAGTCATGACTATTATTTGTAAAGCCATGACTACAATTTGTAGAGCTATGACTATTATTTGTAGAGCCACAACTAATATTTGTAGAATTATAGAATAGTCGTGTAGTTGTGTAGAATATTTGCACACAACTAGTGTAATTACTAGGCACACTTTTTCTTTACACAAGGTAGAATACGAGTCATACAACAATTTGCAAATCGTAGGCACCAAATTATAAAAACTTGATACAGTTGTGCGTTGAACTTATCACTTTTCTGGTACAAACTTTGCCCAGTTACATCTAAAATAATCTGGAATTATGTATCAATACTTGTACCtcaattatatacatataaactacAAAAAATCAGGTAACATATTAGACAGTAGAGCTTCTTCTAGGAAGTCgttttgaaaaagaaaaaagagaaaattgGCAAAAGATTTATTCATACAAAAATGAAGGTTTTAGACTATCGTGACAGTTTCAACAaacttgttgcaagttaatgtatatgtaatacaaCTAATTAATGAACTCACTAATCCCTTGAAGGAATATCGAGTTCGCTTAAtaatgtctgcttagcttactgcaagcaccGGTTGTGTATGTTATTTTAACAGCCActgttgtacaaacaatgg
Proteins encoded in this window:
- the LOC137404598 gene encoding uncharacterized protein isoform X1 is translated as MLLKISMEAKELLVLLAYLFGSLIPGANSVTIGYHPYFDIDPNYQGGWKREHNCWLPSDVHIDIYDCSRDTNATNYSFGCCLQKNGSYVTCALEEQVCPDNTTFISGNHTIDAPSMPYACPNCSNTVQSTSTFSWMLQTIKPHGKRRSLNSVLTIIIILVSIVIVGGAIICCCRYATCSCARPKDDLTSVSTPNRFYAPLPLIVHKTEASADESVCLDVECLQASLPPYSPRASQPAFPFAPPAYEEVGSGALSFPWHDQQTLQHI
- the LOC137404598 gene encoding uncharacterized protein isoform X2, coding for MLLKISMEAKELLVLLAYLFGSLIPGANSVTIGYHPYFDIDPNYQGGWKREHNCWLPSDVHIDIYDCSRDTNATNYSFGCCLQKNGSYVTCALEEQVCPDNTTFISGNHTIDAPSMPYACPNCSNTVQSTSTFSWMLQTIKPHGKRRSLNSVLTIIIILVSIVIVGGAIICCCRYATCSCARPKDDLTSVSTPNRFYAPLPLIVHKKASADESVCLDVECLQASLPPYSPRASQPAFPFAPPAYEEVGSGALSFPWHDQQTLQHI